Proteins co-encoded in one Kribbella qitaiheensis genomic window:
- a CDS encoding serpin family protein, whose protein sequence is MDANVVEAVGKLTERWVRELPPGNTVVSGLGLWPLLALLATAADEPGRSELAEAAGLDADSAAKKAVELVDAIDGSADLHAALAVWVHEQLKLSESFDTVVPAALTGTLTGDLSADKAKLDAWAAEHTDGLIREMPIEVTPDLAVVLASALSLRTTWTKPFKEQIKRQYDGPWSGGSWHWLERTDRELDSVRRYTDPAAGPLTVITVQGDADVDILLGIGAADAQRSDVLAGLVAASAKPAEGEPGSALIEQGEPGQEIAPGLKIGLTTTSVPDLKLSLPSFNVKVEHDLLAQRELFGLTTVTGPPSGSGHFSGISPDQLVVASAKQTVLARFFATGFEAAAVTAMGLMRTSMPTNQARRLDVELARPFAFTAVLRASRLPIVTGWIEQPTEPG, encoded by the coding sequence ATGGATGCCAACGTCGTGGAAGCAGTCGGGAAGCTGACCGAGCGCTGGGTGCGAGAGCTGCCACCCGGCAACACCGTGGTGTCCGGATTGGGGCTATGGCCCCTGCTCGCCTTGCTGGCGACCGCAGCCGATGAGCCAGGCCGAAGCGAGCTGGCCGAGGCTGCGGGTCTCGACGCGGACAGTGCCGCGAAGAAGGCAGTCGAGTTGGTCGACGCCATCGACGGATCGGCCGACCTGCATGCCGCGCTGGCGGTCTGGGTCCACGAGCAGCTCAAGTTGAGCGAGTCGTTCGACACCGTAGTACCGGCTGCGCTGACCGGCACCCTCACCGGCGATCTGAGCGCTGACAAGGCGAAGCTCGACGCCTGGGCCGCCGAGCACACCGACGGCCTGATCCGCGAGATGCCGATCGAGGTGACGCCGGACCTTGCCGTAGTACTGGCCTCCGCGCTGTCCCTCAGGACCACTTGGACCAAGCCGTTCAAAGAGCAGATCAAGCGCCAGTACGACGGCCCGTGGTCGGGCGGCTCCTGGCACTGGCTCGAGCGCACCGACCGCGAGCTCGATTCCGTACGCCGGTACACCGACCCCGCTGCCGGTCCGTTGACCGTGATCACCGTGCAGGGCGATGCCGACGTCGACATCCTGCTCGGAATCGGCGCGGCCGACGCCCAGCGTTCCGACGTACTGGCCGGGCTCGTCGCAGCCTCGGCGAAGCCTGCCGAGGGGGAGCCGGGGAGTGCCCTGATCGAGCAGGGGGAGCCGGGTCAGGAGATCGCGCCCGGGCTCAAGATCGGTCTGACCACGACCTCGGTGCCGGATCTGAAGCTGTCGCTGCCCTCGTTCAACGTGAAGGTCGAACACGACCTGCTGGCTCAGCGGGAACTCTTCGGCCTCACGACGGTGACCGGCCCGCCGTCCGGGAGTGGTCACTTCAGCGGGATCAGCCCCGACCAACTGGTGGTCGCATCGGCGAAGCAGACCGTGCTCGCCCGCTTCTTCGCCACCGGTTTCGAGGCGGCCGCCGTCACCGCGATGGGCCTGATGCGGACCTCGATGCCCACCAACCAGGCTCGTCGGCTCGACGTCGAGCTCGCGCGCCCGTTCGCCTTCACCGCAGTACTGCGAGCCAGCCGGCTCCCCATCGTCACCGGCTGGATCGAGCAGCCCACCGAGCCGGGCTAA
- a CDS encoding SRPBCC family protein, whose translation MRFDHSITVQAPAERVWEVFSDVAKWPEWTPTVDQVERLDEGRIHLGARTRIRQPKLPVAIWEVTDLAEGEYFEWVSRGPGIKTTGVHRVVSTPEGTVATATIIQEGPLGWLFGKLYANLTKRYIALETESLKKVSEQA comes from the coding sequence ATGCGCTTCGATCACTCCATCACAGTCCAGGCCCCGGCGGAACGCGTCTGGGAGGTTTTCAGCGACGTCGCCAAGTGGCCCGAGTGGACCCCGACGGTCGACCAGGTCGAGCGGCTCGACGAGGGCCGCATCCACCTCGGCGCCCGGACCCGGATCCGCCAGCCGAAGCTCCCGGTCGCGATCTGGGAGGTGACCGACCTGGCCGAAGGCGAGTACTTCGAGTGGGTCTCCCGCGGCCCCGGGATCAAGACCACCGGCGTGCACCGGGTGGTCAGTACGCCGGAGGGCACGGTGGCGACCGCGACGATCATCCAGGAGGGCCCGCTCGGCTGGCTGTTCGGGAAGCTCTACGCCAACCTGACCAAGCGGTACATCGCGCTCGAGACCGAAAGCCTGAAGAAGGTCAGCGAGCAGGCGTGA
- a CDS encoding TetR/AcrR family transcriptional regulator, which translates to MSRETLLTDAVEHFARNGIGDASLRAIATSIGTSHRMLIYHFGSREGLLAEVVRTVEQQQRDLLASLEEGTIAEQAEQFWRRVTEAALVYGPLFFELSAHAMQDQPHTEALKADLINVWLPPLIDLCIRAGIAPDRAPAYARLGLAASRGLLFDLLLTGDREGVDEASTLLNQLFTLPA; encoded by the coding sequence GTGAGCCGCGAGACCCTGCTGACGGACGCGGTTGAGCACTTCGCTCGCAACGGCATCGGCGACGCCAGCCTGCGCGCGATCGCGACGTCGATCGGCACCAGCCACCGGATGCTGATCTACCACTTCGGCTCGCGAGAGGGCCTGCTCGCCGAGGTGGTCCGCACGGTCGAGCAGCAGCAGCGGGATCTGCTCGCCTCGCTCGAGGAGGGGACGATCGCCGAGCAGGCCGAGCAGTTCTGGCGTCGCGTCACCGAGGCCGCGCTGGTCTACGGCCCGTTGTTCTTCGAGCTTTCCGCCCACGCGATGCAGGACCAGCCGCACACCGAGGCGCTCAAGGCGGACCTGATCAACGTCTGGCTCCCACCGCTGATCGACCTCTGCATCCGCGCCGGCATCGCCCCGGACCGGGCCCCGGCGTACGCGCGACTGGGCCTCGCGGCGTCACGCGGCCTGCTGTTCGACCTGCTCCTCACCGGCGACCGCGAGGGCGTCGACGAAGCGTCGACGCTGCTCAACCAGCTGTTTACCCTACCGGCTTAG
- a CDS encoding TIGR03943 family putative permease subunit, whose amino-acid sequence MTTPAEVVEKAPEEEEPAGSSIAFTATLVLLVGLALFGRKIFAGAFTDDGVRTWATMFVGVTVQAMPFLVLGVFLSAALTAFVPASFFAKALPKHPALAVPVASVSGVVLPGCECASVPVSAALMNRGVTPAAAIAFLLSAPAINPVVLASTAVAFPGQPKVVIARAVTSLGVSMILGWLWLLTGKGSDWLKMPKNRHPEGTGKLEVFRSSMLHDFLHAGGFLVVGAAAAATLNVVVPRQWLDHVASNLLVSVIVLGLLAVLLAICSEADAFVAARPEPVLVDRAARVHGGRPDRGREADRVAGRDVRAEVRRQVRAGHLRGGGLVQSSRRMVAAVRRNVAGLVVVFVGAAVAQLATTGTYLRYVKPGMRWMLLAAGAILIVLAVVDVLADTRKKDDADHAVRGDDGHGHHGLPRAAWLLLIPVFALLVVDPPALGADAAQRQSPVSSKPAAPKGNSWLADSAQGDTPVPLAVRDYAVWAVWEKESMKGRNFQLTGFVTPGKNGTWYVSRIGLTCCVADGTAFMVEARGQVAPPKNQWVTVTGEWAEPTKRADGDIAALTITGVRTVTPPANQYE is encoded by the coding sequence ATGACGACGCCTGCCGAGGTAGTTGAGAAGGCGCCTGAAGAGGAGGAGCCCGCCGGTTCCTCGATCGCGTTCACCGCGACGCTGGTGCTGCTGGTGGGACTCGCGCTGTTCGGACGGAAGATCTTCGCGGGCGCGTTCACCGACGACGGCGTACGGACCTGGGCGACGATGTTCGTCGGGGTCACGGTCCAGGCGATGCCGTTCCTCGTCCTCGGGGTGTTCCTGTCGGCCGCGCTGACCGCGTTCGTCCCCGCCAGCTTCTTCGCGAAGGCGCTCCCGAAGCACCCGGCCCTCGCAGTACCGGTGGCCAGTGTCTCCGGGGTGGTGCTGCCGGGTTGTGAGTGCGCCTCCGTGCCGGTGTCGGCCGCGTTGATGAATCGCGGCGTAACGCCGGCCGCGGCGATCGCGTTTCTGCTGTCCGCGCCAGCGATCAACCCGGTCGTGCTGGCCTCGACGGCCGTCGCGTTCCCGGGGCAGCCCAAGGTCGTCATCGCGCGGGCCGTCACGTCGCTCGGGGTCTCGATGATCCTCGGCTGGCTGTGGCTGCTGACCGGCAAAGGCAGCGACTGGCTGAAGATGCCGAAGAACCGGCATCCGGAGGGCACCGGGAAGCTCGAGGTGTTCCGCTCGTCGATGCTGCACGACTTCCTGCACGCGGGCGGGTTCCTGGTCGTCGGCGCTGCTGCGGCCGCGACGCTGAATGTCGTCGTACCGCGGCAGTGGCTCGACCATGTCGCCAGCAACTTGCTCGTCTCCGTCATCGTGCTCGGACTACTCGCCGTACTGCTGGCGATCTGCTCGGAGGCGGACGCGTTCGTGGCGGCCCGGCCTGAGCCAGTTCTCGTCGACCGCGCGGCTCGCGTTCATGGTGGTCGGCCCGATCGTGGACGTGAAGCTGATCGCGTTGCAGGCCGGGACGTTCGGGCCGAAGTTCGCCGTCAGGTTCGCGCCGGCCACCTTCGTGGTGGCGGTCTTGTCCAGTCTTCTCGTCGGATGGTGGCTGCTGTGAGGCGCAACGTCGCAGGCCTGGTCGTCGTGTTCGTCGGGGCCGCGGTGGCGCAACTCGCGACCACGGGCACCTATCTGCGGTACGTGAAGCCTGGGATGCGCTGGATGCTGCTCGCGGCCGGGGCGATCCTGATCGTGCTGGCCGTCGTCGACGTTCTCGCCGACACGAGGAAGAAGGACGACGCCGACCACGCAGTACGGGGTGATGACGGGCATGGTCATCACGGGCTGCCTCGTGCCGCTTGGCTGTTGTTGATCCCGGTGTTTGCCTTGCTGGTTGTCGATCCGCCCGCGCTCGGGGCTGATGCGGCACAGCGGCAGTCGCCGGTGTCGTCAAAACCGGCCGCACCCAAGGGGAACTCCTGGTTGGCTGACAGCGCACAGGGCGACACCCCGGTACCGCTGGCGGTGCGGGACTACGCCGTCTGGGCCGTGTGGGAGAAGGAGAGCATGAAGGGCCGGAATTTCCAGCTGACCGGGTTCGTCACCCCGGGCAAGAACGGCACGTGGTACGTGTCGCGGATCGGCCTGACCTGCTGCGTGGCCGACGGCACCGCGTTCATGGTCGAGGCGCGCGGCCAGGTCGCGCCGCCGAAGAACCAGTGGGTGACGGTGACCGGCGAATGGGCCGAGCCGACCAAGCGCGCGGACGGCGACATCGCCGCTCTGACAATCACCGGGGTGAGGACTGTGACACCGCCGGCCAACCAGTACGAGTGA
- a CDS encoding EamA family transporter produces MNPRHVLLAVAVAIVWGINFVVIEVGLQDFPPLLFSALRFFFAAVPAVFILGKPRVAWRYVIAVGLVLGVAKFGLLFVGMSHGAPAGLSSLVLQSQVIFTLLFAVLVLRERPRKTQLLGIAIACVGMVLIVLDHGLKAPVGALLMVIAAAACWGVSNIVTRHAKPQDTLRFMVWVSAVAVVPLMLLSLATEGAHADAEALKSINLTGVGAIGYLSFVATLFGFGAWGFLLRTYDASTVAPFSLLVPVVGMAAAWAFRGEAVGAQQGIAAALIIGGMACTVLRRRTRRDSGVLTRTGWPAVSQSSPR; encoded by the coding sequence ATGAACCCTCGTCACGTCCTGCTCGCGGTCGCCGTCGCCATCGTCTGGGGGATCAATTTCGTTGTCATCGAGGTCGGCCTGCAGGACTTTCCGCCACTGCTGTTCTCCGCTCTACGCTTCTTCTTCGCAGCGGTGCCGGCCGTGTTCATCCTCGGCAAGCCGCGAGTCGCCTGGCGGTATGTGATCGCCGTCGGCCTCGTGCTCGGGGTGGCCAAGTTCGGCCTGCTGTTCGTGGGGATGTCGCACGGCGCCCCGGCGGGATTGTCGTCGCTCGTCCTGCAGAGCCAGGTGATCTTCACGCTGCTGTTCGCAGTACTGGTACTGCGTGAGCGGCCGCGGAAGACCCAACTGCTCGGGATCGCGATCGCGTGTGTGGGGATGGTTCTGATCGTGCTCGACCATGGGCTCAAGGCGCCCGTGGGTGCGCTGCTGATGGTGATCGCGGCCGCCGCCTGCTGGGGTGTGTCGAACATCGTCACCCGGCACGCCAAGCCGCAGGACACGCTGCGCTTCATGGTCTGGGTCAGCGCGGTCGCCGTAGTACCGCTGATGCTCCTGTCGCTGGCAACCGAGGGCGCGCACGCGGATGCCGAGGCCTTGAAGTCCATCAACCTGACCGGCGTCGGCGCGATCGGCTACCTCTCCTTCGTAGCCACGCTATTCGGTTTCGGCGCCTGGGGCTTCCTGCTCCGCACCTACGACGCCAGTACGGTCGCGCCCTTCTCCCTCCTCGTCCCGGTCGTCGGCATGGCCGCCGCTTGGGCATTCCGCGGCGAGGCAGTAGGCGCGCAACAGGGCATCGCAGCCGCCCTCATCATCGGCGGCATGGCCTGCACAGTCCTCCGCCGGCGCACCCGACGGGACAGCGGAGTACTCACTCGTACTGGTTGGCCGGCGGTGTCACAGTCCTCACCCCGGTGA